A section of the Hippea sp. KM1 genome encodes:
- the thpR gene encoding RNA 2',3'-cyclic phosphodiesterase, with protein sequence MRLFIAFDIPDDIKEEIWHLEGSLKTRSRGIRITPKENMHITVKFMGEQPDFAIARIKELMEGFSERQIPFDIHLNKAGVFKSLRNPTVLWLGQRNEAFEDFSETVNDMLDVFRRADNKPFCHLTVGRMRGVKADEAVELIKICDEFLTKRQPRFRVGSVSLYESKLYRKGAVYNKIAEFNLKGV encoded by the coding sequence ATGAGACTGTTTATAGCCTTTGATATACCTGACGATATAAAAGAGGAAATATGGCATTTAGAGGGTAGCCTTAAAACCAGAAGCAGGGGAATTCGCATAACGCCCAAGGAGAACATGCACATAACGGTGAAGTTTATGGGGGAGCAGCCCGATTTTGCCATTGCAAGGATCAAGGAGTTAATGGAGGGCTTCTCGGAACGGCAAATCCCCTTTGACATACATCTAAACAAGGCGGGTGTGTTTAAGAGCCTGAGGAATCCAACCGTTTTGTGGCTTGGCCAGAGGAACGAGGCCTTTGAGGATTTTTCAGAGACGGTTAACGATATGCTGGATGTTTTTCGAAGGGCTGATAATAAACCCTTTTGTCATTTAACCGTTGGCAGGATGAGGGGTGTTAAAGCGGATGAGGCGGTTGAGCTGATTAAGATTTGCGATGAATTTTTGACCAAAAGACAACCGCGTTTTAGGGTAGGCAGTGTATCGTTGTACGAAAGCAAGCTCTATAGAAAAGGGGCTGTTTATAACAAGATTGCAGAATTTAATTTAAAAGGGGTGTAA
- a CDS encoding CinA family protein, with protein sequence MSRKTTAIVYVGFGADSGLTDEFFYRYGVDIGCRCTIYSPSQLRKVVPMAFEANDGMVFVYRKETWSDLQKLMLAEFERSSVFVEDKVPYVLAKGFKGFGEGLFFDYVYDKPVAFIPYDLKEDVDASVVLGHFASNMSIVRVFKYSGKGDENLVYRDEVEGVFCIKGEDVERYKSLRGCYTTSGQSHEEALFEVLKDRNVKIATAESCTCGLIAAKIANVAGVSAYLEGGAITYSNKLKTNILKVSPNVLYSVGAVSQQTAQGMAIGAINLTNADYSVITTGIAGPSGATKEKPVGLVYIGVGSKKGGVVVEKVVFGGNRRLVREKSARYAILLLRDIILSG encoded by the coding sequence ATGAGCAGAAAGACGACGGCTATAGTGTATGTCGGTTTTGGGGCCGATAGTGGATTGACGGATGAGTTTTTTTACAGATACGGTGTTGATATAGGTTGCAGATGCACCATCTATTCCCCATCTCAACTTAGAAAGGTCGTGCCGATGGCTTTTGAGGCCAACGACGGTATGGTTTTTGTGTATAGAAAAGAGACCTGGTCTGATTTGCAGAAGTTGATGCTTGCTGAGTTTGAAAGGAGCAGTGTTTTTGTTGAGGATAAGGTCCCTTATGTTCTAGCCAAGGGCTTTAAGGGATTTGGTGAAGGGTTGTTTTTTGATTATGTCTATGATAAGCCTGTAGCATTTATCCCTTACGATTTGAAAGAGGATGTTGATGCTTCTGTTGTTCTTGGGCATTTTGCCTCAAACATGAGTATAGTTAGGGTGTTCAAATACAGCGGCAAGGGGGATGAAAACCTTGTTTATAGGGATGAGGTTGAAGGTGTTTTTTGCATAAAGGGTGAGGATGTTGAAAGGTATAAAAGCCTCAGGGGTTGCTATACAACAAGCGGCCAGAGCCATGAAGAGGCCCTGTTTGAGGTTTTAAAGGACAGGAATGTAAAAATAGCAACGGCAGAATCGTGCACCTGCGGTTTAATTGCCGCCAAGATTGCCAATGTTGCCGGTGTTTCTGCATATTTAGAGGGTGGCGCCATTACATATTCAAACAAGCTAAAGACCAATATATTGAAGGTATCACCCAATGTTTTATACAGCGTTGGGGCTGTCAGTCAGCAGACGGCTCAGGGCATGGCTATTGGTGCCATAAATCTTACCAATGCTGATTACAGTGTTATTACAACGGGTATTGCAGGCCCTTCCGGGGCAACAAAGGAGAAACCGGTTGGTTTGGTTTATATAGGCGTAGGCTCTAAAAAGGGCGGTGTGGTGGTTGAGAAGGTTGTTTTTGGTGGCAATAGGAGATTGGTTAGGGAAAAATCCGCTCGATACGCTATACTGCTTTTGAGGGACATTATTTTAAGCGGATGA
- a CDS encoding phosphatidylglycerophosphatase A family protein, whose protein sequence is MKINEDTIQRFSEHISTVFGIGYTAYAPGTMGSLFGLLVYMFLKDVGIYLYAIFVVLLFIVGVWVSDVMENVYGIKDPSFVIIDEVVGMLISLMAVPYHPLVAIVGFILFRAVDISKVPPLNMLEKIGGGFGIMIDDAVGGLMVNIILQVIVR, encoded by the coding sequence ATGAAGATTAATGAGGATACAATCCAGAGGTTCTCAGAGCATATAAGCACCGTATTTGGTATAGGATACACAGCATACGCCCCGGGCACGATGGGGAGCCTGTTTGGGCTTTTGGTTTATATGTTTTTGAAGGATGTAGGCATCTATCTGTATGCCATCTTTGTGGTTTTGCTGTTTATTGTTGGTGTTTGGGTAAGCGATGTAATGGAGAATGTTTACGGTATAAAGGATCCGTCGTTTGTTATTATCGATGAGGTTGTGGGCATGCTAATATCGCTTATGGCCGTTCCTTACCATCCATTGGTTGCCATTGTGGGGTTTATACTGTTTAGGGCGGTTGATATATCCAAGGTTCCACCGCTTAATATGTTAGAGAAGATAGGCGGTGGCTTTGGCATAATGATAGACGATGCCGTGGGTGGTCTCATGGTGAATATAATCTTGCAGGTGATAGTCAGATGA
- a CDS encoding aspartate aminotransferase family protein, with protein MEDIFFKSDRYIIGNYKRFKVAFERGEGVYLYDYNGRAYLDFLAGIAVNVLGHSHRVVVDAIKKQAEKLIHVSNLYYIKEQADLAELLVKNSCCHKVFFCNSGAEANEAAIKLARLFDEGRYKIVSMENSFHGRTLAALAATGQTKYQKGFDPLPEGFVYARFNDYSDFLKKVDSKTAAVFVEFIQGEGGINVADKGYIKNVFEYCKDNNILFIADEIQTGIGRTGKLFAYEHYGIEPDIITLAKGLGGGLPIGALLAKEDVADRFGYGTHGSTFGGNPLVSYVSKSVVSFVIENGLIDRARRLGNYMMERLDEVLQNNPQYRGVNGLGLMVGVVFGESDYADSVVRRALENGILIGKAGERTVRLEPPLIVKEEHIDAVVDFFGRLNED; from the coding sequence GTGGAGGATATCTTTTTCAAAAGCGACAGATACATTATAGGAAACTATAAGAGGTTCAAGGTTGCCTTTGAGAGGGGAGAAGGGGTATATCTGTATGATTATAACGGCAGGGCTTATTTAGATTTTCTTGCAGGGATCGCCGTTAATGTTTTGGGTCATTCCCACAGGGTCGTTGTTGACGCCATAAAGAAGCAGGCAGAGAAGCTAATCCATGTTTCCAATCTTTACTATATAAAAGAGCAGGCAGACCTTGCTGAGTTGTTGGTTAAAAACTCCTGCTGCCATAAGGTCTTTTTCTGCAACAGTGGCGCAGAGGCCAACGAGGCTGCCATAAAGCTTGCAAGGCTTTTTGATGAGGGCCGCTATAAGATAGTATCTATGGAGAATTCCTTTCATGGAAGGACCTTGGCTGCGTTGGCTGCGACGGGCCAGACCAAGTATCAAAAGGGTTTTGATCCCCTGCCGGAGGGGTTTGTCTATGCCAGATTCAATGATTACAGCGATTTTCTTAAAAAGGTAGATAGCAAGACAGCTGCTGTGTTTGTTGAGTTTATTCAGGGTGAAGGCGGCATAAATGTGGCAGATAAGGGATACATAAAGAATGTGTTTGAGTATTGTAAGGACAATAACATACTCTTCATAGCCGATGAGATACAAACAGGCATAGGAAGAACGGGTAAGTTGTTTGCCTATGAACATTACGGCATAGAACCTGATATAATTACGCTTGCCAAGGGGCTTGGAGGGGGACTGCCCATAGGTGCGCTCCTTGCAAAGGAGGATGTGGCCGATAGGTTTGGATACGGAACACACGGCTCAACATTTGGAGGCAATCCACTTGTAAGCTATGTATCGAAATCGGTGGTATCCTTTGTGATTGAAAATGGGTTGATTGATAGGGCAAGGCGGTTAGGTAATTATATGATGGAGAGGCTTGATGAGGTATTGCAAAACAATCCGCAATATAGGGGTGTTAATGGTTTGGGTTTGATGGTTGGTGTGGTCTTTGGTGAGTCTGACTATGCCGACAGCGTGGTAAGAAGGGCTTTAGAAAACGGCATATTGATTGGCAAGGCGGGCGAAAGAACCGTTAGGCTTGAACCTCCATTGATAGTAAAAGAGGAGCACATAGATGCCGTTGTGGATTTTTTTGGACGATTGAATGAAGATTAA
- a CDS encoding NADH-quinone oxidoreductase subunit N: MSISMVYSLKDLTAIIPELILTGFAFAILLIDLWLPKKLKAVNGLLALFGVVFAFAAVVVMYNTNMTAFNNMVVMDKASNFASIIMLITAFVAIIMSFDFLKREDINLGEYYEVLLFSLVAMQLLASTYNLIVMFIAVETLSIGMYILTGFLRNKEESIEGAMKYFILGSFASTLLVLGIGLFYGLFGSVDLNTIKASLANADSFHKWISILAFLFVFVGFGFKIAAFPFHSWTPDVYASAPTPMSAFMSVAPKAASFLALLRFVAVGMGPIEANWTKVLWVVAVLTMTFGNTVALWQKDLKRLLGYSSIAHAGYMLVGIVAANSLGYGAVMFYLFSYVFLNLGAFSVAELISRKEDRGTEIENLRGFGYKHPLIAASMLIFMFGLAGVPPTVGFVGKYYLFSAAVKSHLYWLAIIGVVNSAISAYFYLNIIVTMYMRGESESKLELFNSVPVKAVVLLAAICVLYIGIFPSSFLDIALGSIGF, from the coding sequence ATGAGTATAAGTATGGTTTACTCGTTGAAGGACTTAACAGCTATTATTCCTGAGTTGATTCTTACGGGTTTTGCCTTTGCTATCCTGTTGATAGACCTGTGGCTCCCTAAGAAGCTTAAAGCGGTAAACGGCTTGCTTGCACTGTTTGGTGTTGTTTTTGCCTTTGCTGCTGTTGTTGTTATGTATAACACAAACATGACGGCCTTTAACAATATGGTCGTGATGGATAAGGCCAGCAACTTTGCCAGCATCATCATGCTCATTACGGCGTTTGTGGCCATCATTATGAGCTTTGATTTTCTTAAAAGGGAAGATATAAACTTAGGCGAGTATTATGAGGTTTTGTTGTTCTCCCTGGTTGCGATGCAGCTTTTGGCATCCACTTATAACCTCATCGTCATGTTTATAGCCGTTGAGACGCTATCCATCGGTATGTATATCTTGACAGGATTTTTAAGAAACAAGGAAGAGAGCATCGAAGGGGCTATGAAGTATTTTATCCTGGGTTCGTTTGCATCCACCTTACTTGTATTGGGCATCGGCCTGTTTTACGGACTGTTTGGTAGTGTTGATTTAAACACAATAAAAGCCTCTTTGGCTAATGCTGATAGCTTCCATAAATGGATCTCCATCCTGGCGTTTCTGTTCGTGTTTGTGGGATTTGGTTTCAAGATCGCAGCATTCCCATTCCACTCCTGGACGCCGGATGTCTATGCATCGGCTCCAACCCCTATGAGCGCCTTTATGTCTGTGGCACCAAAAGCGGCAAGCTTTTTGGCCTTGCTGAGGTTTGTGGCTGTTGGCATGGGCCCAATAGAGGCCAACTGGACAAAGGTGTTGTGGGTTGTGGCTGTTCTTACCATGACCTTCGGTAATACGGTAGCCCTGTGGCAGAAGGATCTAAAGAGGCTTTTGGGTTATTCCTCCATTGCTCATGCAGGCTATATGCTCGTTGGAATAGTTGCAGCCAATTCCTTGGGTTACGGTGCTGTTATGTTCTATCTGTTCTCCTATGTTTTCTTAAACCTCGGTGCATTCTCCGTTGCGGAGCTTATCAGCAGGAAGGAGGACAGGGGAACCGAGATTGAAAACCTAAGGGGATTTGGGTATAAGCACCCATTGATAGCGGCATCGATGCTTATCTTTATGTTCGGTTTGGCAGGTGTTCCACCCACAGTGGGATTTGTCGGTAAATACTATCTGTTCTCTGCAGCCGTTAAGTCCCATCTGTATTGGCTGGCCATTATCGGTGTTGTGAATAGTGCCATTTCTGCTTACTTCTATTTAAACATCATCGTCACCATGTATATGAGGGGTGAAAGCGAGAGCAAGCTTGAGTTGTTCAATAGCGTTCCGGTTAAAGCGGTTGTGCTTTTGGCAGCTATTTGTGTTCTATACATTGGAATATTCCCAAGCTCCTTCTTGGATATTGCACTTGGTTCCATAGGATTCTAA
- a CDS encoding NADH-quinone oxidoreductase subunit M — translation MDMNQLHFPILTTITFLPLVGAFIVALISEKNENLIKYVTFGFLVLDFIISLPLFFYFDPTTYHMQFVERVPWIKSLGFQYYVGVDGISLFLVLLTTFLTPIAQLSTWKAIDKKVKLFNIVILLMQTGMLGVFISLDVFLFYVFWELQLIPMYLMIGIWGGPNRVFATMKFFLYTFAGSVFMLVAIMALYFLHHKYTGTYTMDMVKLMQQPLPHHLQLWLFLAFFIAFAIKVPMWPFHTWLPWAHVEAPTAGSVILAGVLLKMGTYGFLRFNLPMFPDMTHAFAVLVIVLSIIGIFYGAFVAMVQPDIKKLVAYSSVSHLGYSMLGMFALTQTGVEGSILQMINHGISTGALFLVVGIVYERRHTRLIAEYGGLAYLVPVFATFFMIFTLSSIAVPGTNGFVGEFMILLGAFMSKPVYGIIVAFGGLFSAVYMLTMYKRVFFNKVTNPKNLGLTDMNIREWLYLIPLLVFVFWIGIYPQTFLSKMRVSVDHLLKQVNRTTAEANVNTTQISLTKTVVVKKG, via the coding sequence ATGGATATGAATCAACTGCATTTTCCGATATTAACAACGATAACCTTTCTTCCGCTTGTAGGTGCGTTTATAGTTGCACTAATTAGCGAGAAGAATGAGAACCTCATAAAGTATGTTACCTTCGGTTTCCTGGTGCTGGATTTTATTATCTCTCTGCCGCTGTTCTTCTATTTTGATCCGACAACCTATCACATGCAGTTTGTGGAGAGGGTTCCGTGGATTAAATCATTGGGCTTTCAGTATTATGTGGGCGTTGACGGTATAAGCCTGTTTTTGGTATTGCTGACCACATTCCTAACGCCCATTGCCCAGCTGTCCACCTGGAAGGCTATCGATAAGAAGGTTAAGCTGTTCAATATTGTTATACTCTTGATGCAGACCGGTATGCTCGGCGTGTTTATCTCCTTGGATGTCTTCCTGTTCTATGTTTTCTGGGAGCTTCAGCTCATACCTATGTATCTAATGATAGGAATCTGGGGTGGTCCAAACAGGGTTTTTGCAACAATGAAGTTCTTCCTCTATACCTTTGCTGGTAGTGTGTTTATGCTTGTGGCTATCATGGCTCTGTATTTCTTGCACCACAAATACACAGGCACATACACCATGGATATGGTTAAGCTCATGCAGCAGCCATTGCCACACCATCTGCAGTTGTGGCTGTTCTTGGCGTTCTTTATAGCGTTTGCCATCAAGGTTCCTATGTGGCCGTTCCACACATGGCTTCCATGGGCACATGTCGAGGCTCCAACAGCCGGTTCGGTCATCCTGGCAGGCGTATTGCTTAAGATGGGAACATACGGATTCCTAAGGTTCAACCTCCCGATGTTCCCCGACATGACACACGCCTTTGCAGTGCTTGTAATAGTTCTTTCCATAATAGGCATATTCTATGGTGCCTTCGTGGCTATGGTTCAGCCCGACATCAAAAAGCTTGTTGCTTACTCCTCTGTCTCCCACCTGGGTTATTCGATGTTGGGTATGTTTGCCTTAACGCAAACCGGCGTTGAGGGTTCTATACTTCAGATGATCAACCACGGTATTTCAACAGGCGCCTTGTTCCTTGTTGTGGGTATAGTTTATGAGAGAAGACACACAAGGCTCATTGCAGAATACGGCGGTTTGGCATACCTTGTGCCTGTGTTTGCGACCTTCTTTATGATATTCACACTTTCATCTATAGCAGTGCCCGGCACCAACGGTTTTGTGGGTGAGTTCATGATCCTGTTGGGTGCCTTCATGAGCAAACCTGTTTATGGTATTATCGTGGCCTTTGGCGGTCTCTTCTCGGCTGTCTATATGCTAACGATGTATAAGAGGGTATTCTTCAACAAGGTCACAAACCCCAAGAATTTAGGTCTTACGGATATGAATATAAGGGAGTGGCTCTATCTCATACCGTTGCTTGTATTTGTCTTCTGGATCGGTATATATCCGCAGACATTCCTTTCTAAAATGAGGGTATCGGTTGATCACTTACTTAAACAGGTAAACAGAACCACCGCAGAGGCTAATGTAAATACGACACAGATTAGCCTGACAAAGACGGTGGTGGTTAAAAAAGGCTAA
- the nuoL gene encoding NADH-quinone oxidoreductase subunit L: MKVILLFVVLTPLIGFLINGIFGKWTKPIAGVIAATALGISFILGLFPIISVLKGHIVEYTYFTWLPFKGVTVPFGLRVDYVSAVMLFVVTFVSWMIHIYSNGYMKGDRGYARYFAYLNLFVTAMLILILGNNYLLMFVGWEGVGLASYLLIGFWYEKDTAADAGEKAFVVNRIGDAGFIIGVLFLIHYFGSVTYTDVFPRAEEVLGFGSTAATIIGLALFLGAVGKSAQFPLYIWLTDAMEGPTPVSSLIHAATMVTAGVYMVARSNAIFSLTPVAQEVVASVGAFTAFYAATMALTHKDIKRILAYSTLSQLGYMFIGVGVGAYWTGMFHLMTHAFFKGLLFLGAGAVMHSMRGLLSIDLMGNLKKYMPQTAILMVIASLAISGIPPFAGFFSKDAILASALEMGHPFIWIVGEITAFMTAFYMFRFVFSVFYGEEKVEGLYHDLHTHEAPPVMTIPMWVLGLLSIVGGWVGLHIGGHIPFEWFVTHTAPTTEVAHEAHYSEVLLMGISVTMGLAGIFTAWAIYIKKIITAEKIASMFKPIYTLLANTYYVDEFVYCCIVKPFWWVSTNFLWKIVDVIMIDKGMVDGAGWIAGRVGKGLRLLQTGFVNNYAYWISLGIIVLSGWYLVKII, translated from the coding sequence ATGAAAGTGATATTGCTGTTCGTTGTATTGACGCCTCTTATAGGTTTTCTTATCAACGGTATCTTTGGTAAGTGGACAAAACCTATTGCAGGCGTTATAGCTGCTACGGCTTTAGGAATCTCGTTTATATTGGGTCTGTTCCCAATAATCTCCGTCTTGAAGGGGCACATAGTTGAGTACACATACTTCACATGGCTGCCCTTCAAAGGGGTTACGGTTCCGTTTGGATTGAGGGTTGATTATGTCTCTGCAGTGATGCTCTTTGTCGTTACCTTTGTTTCGTGGATGATTCACATCTATTCAAACGGCTATATGAAGGGCGACAGGGGCTATGCACGCTATTTTGCCTATCTCAACCTGTTCGTCACAGCAATGCTCATCCTTATTCTGGGCAACAACTATCTGTTGATGTTTGTGGGTTGGGAAGGCGTCGGTTTGGCATCCTATCTGTTGATTGGTTTCTGGTATGAGAAGGATACGGCTGCAGATGCAGGTGAGAAGGCCTTTGTTGTAAACAGGATAGGTGATGCTGGATTCATTATCGGCGTTCTGTTCTTGATTCATTACTTTGGCAGTGTTACCTATACGGATGTGTTTCCAAGGGCTGAGGAGGTTTTGGGTTTTGGCTCAACTGCAGCAACGATAATCGGTTTGGCACTCTTTTTAGGTGCTGTTGGTAAATCTGCTCAGTTCCCGCTGTATATATGGTTGACCGATGCTATGGAGGGTCCGACACCTGTTTCATCCTTGATTCACGCAGCAACAATGGTTACAGCCGGTGTCTATATGGTTGCAAGGTCAAACGCCATTTTCTCCTTAACCCCCGTGGCTCAAGAGGTTGTTGCAAGCGTTGGCGCCTTTACAGCGTTCTATGCAGCCACAATGGCTTTGACGCATAAGGATATTAAAAGGATTCTTGCATACTCGACACTATCCCAGCTGGGATACATGTTTATAGGTGTTGGTGTTGGTGCTTACTGGACCGGTATGTTCCACCTGATGACCCATGCGTTCTTTAAAGGTCTCCTCTTCTTGGGAGCCGGTGCTGTTATGCACTCCATGAGGGGTCTGCTTTCCATAGACCTTATGGGTAACTTGAAAAAATACATGCCACAAACGGCTATCTTGATGGTTATAGCATCACTGGCTATATCGGGTATTCCCCCGTTTGCCGGTTTCTTCTCAAAAGACGCCATATTGGCAAGTGCCCTTGAGATGGGGCATCCGTTCATCTGGATAGTGGGTGAGATTACAGCATTCATGACGGCATTCTATATGTTTAGGTTTGTCTTTAGCGTGTTCTATGGTGAGGAGAAGGTTGAGGGATTGTATCACGATTTACATACGCATGAGGCACCCCCTGTAATGACCATACCTATGTGGGTTTTGGGTCTCCTTTCAATTGTTGGTGGTTGGGTAGGTCTTCATATAGGTGGTCATATACCGTTTGAGTGGTTTGTCACCCATACTGCTCCAACTACTGAGGTTGCCCACGAGGCCCATTATTCAGAGGTCCTCCTGATGGGTATATCCGTCACTATGGGTCTTGCAGGTATCTTTACAGCCTGGGCTATATACATCAAAAAGATCATTACAGCAGAGAAGATTGCAAGCATGTTCAAGCCCATCTATACGCTCCTTGCTAACACATACTATGTCGATGAGTTCGTGTATTGCTGCATAGTAAAGCCGTTCTGGTGGGTATCCACTAACTTCCTGTGGAAGATTGTGGATGTCATTATGATAGATAAAGGAATGGTCGATGGAGCAGGCTGGATTGCAGGTAGGGTTGGAAAGGGCTTAAGACTGCTCCAGACGGGGTTTGTGAATAACTATGCTTACTGGATTAGTCTGGGAATCATTGTGTTAAGCGGTTGGTATCTTGTTAAAATTATTTAG
- the nuoK gene encoding NADH-quinone oxidoreductase subunit NuoK encodes MLTQYMIVSALLIAIGATGVMIRRNFMIVLMSLEVMINGAGLLLIAMSYYIGNVSGQVMFLFVAAVAASETAVGLAIAVMMYKKKKSVDINDFSILRK; translated from the coding sequence ATGTTAACTCAATACATGATTGTATCTGCATTGCTGATTGCCATAGGCGCAACAGGCGTTATGATTAGAAGGAATTTTATGATCGTGCTTATGTCGCTTGAGGTTATGATAAATGGAGCGGGTCTGTTGCTCATTGCCATGTCTTACTATATTGGCAATGTTTCAGGCCAGGTGATGTTTCTATTTGTGGCGGCTGTGGCTGCTTCTGAGACGGCTGTGGGGTTGGCTATTGCTGTTATGATGTATAAGAAAAAGAAGAGTGTTGATATCAACGACTTCTCAATCTTAAGAAAGTGA
- a CDS encoding NADH-quinone oxidoreductase subunit J family protein, giving the protein MEAIVFYIIAIITVGGALGVLLSKNPYRAALFMVLTFFGIAGLFVMLHAQFNAMLQLIVYAGAIAVMITLTMMVMNRRTLEGLKRFNPQWYWPALIGAGLVADLGLLAYKFRIDLSNAGKNLAMDGSNTKLIGEVLFKQYLLPFEVTAIILLVALLGAVVLTKRDIK; this is encoded by the coding sequence ATGGAAGCGATCGTATTTTACATTATAGCGATTATAACCGTAGGCGGTGCCCTGGGTGTGTTGTTGAGCAAAAACCCATACAGGGCAGCACTGTTTATGGTTCTTACCTTCTTTGGAATAGCTGGCCTGTTTGTAATGCTGCATGCCCAGTTTAACGCCATGTTGCAGCTGATAGTCTATGCTGGTGCTATAGCTGTTATGATTACCCTGACCATGATGGTTATGAACAGGCGCACGCTGGAGGGTCTTAAGAGGTTTAATCCGCAGTGGTATTGGCCTGCGCTGATCGGTGCTGGTCTTGTTGCGGATTTGGGTTTGCTTGCCTATAAGTTCAGGATCGATTTAAGCAATGCAGGGAAGAACCTCGCCATGGACGGTAGCAATACCAAGCTCATCGGTGAGGTGTTGTTTAAACAGTATCTGTTGCCGTTTGAGGTAACCGCTATCATCCTGCTGGTTGCTCTTCTGGGTGCGGTTGTGCTTACAAAGAGGGATATAAAGTAA
- a CDS encoding NuoI/complex I 23 kDa subunit family protein produces the protein MLFNDLRKGLAVTIKYLFTKPVTCQYPNERLEVPERGRWLHALETFEDSGKIKCIDCGLCERVCPSKCIKITPVENEDHTKNAAEYEIDLGRCLFCGLCVEVCPELALSMTDKYELAEYDREKFIYTKEQLLNSKSKEG, from the coding sequence ATGTTATTTAACGATTTACGAAAGGGTTTGGCGGTTACCATAAAGTATCTGTTTACAAAACCGGTTACATGCCAGTATCCGAACGAGAGGCTTGAGGTTCCAGAGAGGGGCAGATGGTTGCACGCCTTAGAGACATTCGAGGATAGTGGCAAGATCAAGTGTATAGATTGCGGCTTATGCGAGAGGGTTTGTCCGTCTAAGTGCATAAAGATTACACCTGTGGAGAACGAGGATCACACCAAGAACGCCGCTGAATACGAGATCGATCTGGGCAGGTGTCTCTTCTGCGGTCTGTGCGTGGAGGTGTGTCCTGAGCTGGCATTAAGCATGACGGACAAATACGAGCTTGCGGAGTATGACAGGGAGAAGTTTATTTACACAAAAGAACAACTGTTAAACTCAAAAAGTAAAGAAGGGTGA
- the nuoH gene encoding NADH-quinone oxidoreductase subunit NuoH codes for MEVLIAIVKLVVVVTVLSVYVMYATWYERKVIGHMQQRIGPKRVGPYGLLQPIADTIKSFWKEDVIPDRADKPLFWVAPMIAASLPFAAAVAIPFGPPIHLANGKVFYLSVFHSKIDILYILAMLGLASFGVLTAGIASGGSKYSMVGSQREAAQVVSYEAILALALLNPILMAHSLDLTEIVEAQKHLWFVFYQPFAFVAFVIAMIAATARVPFDLPEAEPELVAGHMTEFSGLKMGMFFFGQYVTIFVVSALASIVFLGGWSGPVLPGFVWYWIKILAFIFMFTWFWGTFPRYRYDQLMDIAWKALLPLMVLNILWTGFALAIGLPVY; via the coding sequence ATGGAAGTATTGATAGCAATAGTAAAACTGGTTGTGGTTGTTACTGTTTTGAGTGTCTATGTTATGTATGCAACCTGGTATGAGAGGAAGGTTATAGGACACATGCAGCAGAGGATAGGGCCCAAGAGGGTTGGTCCTTATGGACTCTTGCAGCCTATAGCAGACACCATTAAGAGCTTCTGGAAAGAGGATGTTATACCGGATAGGGCGGATAAGCCGCTATTCTGGGTAGCTCCTATGATTGCTGCATCCTTGCCATTTGCTGCTGCGGTTGCCATTCCGTTTGGACCACCAATTCATCTGGCAAACGGTAAGGTGTTTTACTTAAGCGTGTTCCATTCCAAGATAGACATACTTTACATATTAGCTATGTTGGGATTGGCATCCTTTGGTGTTCTAACCGCAGGTATCGCATCCGGTGGTTCAAAATACTCCATGGTTGGATCCCAGAGGGAGGCTGCTCAGGTTGTAAGCTATGAGGCTATATTGGCGTTGGCTCTATTAAACCCCATATTGATGGCTCACTCATTGGATCTAACAGAGATAGTTGAGGCGCAGAAGCACCTTTGGTTTGTTTTCTATCAGCCATTTGCCTTTGTGGCCTTTGTTATAGCCATGATTGCTGCAACAGCGAGGGTTCCGTTCGATTTGCCTGAGGCAGAGCCTGAGCTTGTTGCTGGTCATATGACGGAGTTTTCCGGTCTTAAGATGGGTATGTTCTTCTTCGGGCAGTATGTTACGATCTTTGTCGTTTCTGCTTTAGCTTCGATAGTATTTTTGGGTGGCTGGAGCGGTCCTGTATTGCCCGGTTTTGTCTGGTATTGGATTAAGATCTTGGCATTCATCTTTATGTTTACATGGTTCTGGGGTACCTTCCCAAGGTACAGATACGATCAGTTGATGGATATAGCTTGGAAAGCTCTATTGCCTTTGATGGTATTGAATATACTCTGGACAGGCTTTGCATTGGCAATAGGTCTACCCGTTTATTAG